In Hippoglossus hippoglossus isolate fHipHip1 chromosome 15, fHipHip1.pri, whole genome shotgun sequence, the genomic stretch GGAACGCTGGGATGTTGTCATGGCAACTTACAATGCAAACGTGAACTTTATCACATGCCTTCTTCATTGTCTGTTACTGATACGATCTGGCAGGTAATATCGaaagcacacagacaaacgTGCAGATGAAACCAGCATTCACTTTTaattcacacagtcacacttgTGTTTTAGCTACCCTGACGGATTTGGATGTTCTGTGCAAAAAGTTAAAAAGAGGATGTCATCATTTCACCTGTTTCCTACCAAAGCCAGACGTTTTGCATGCCTCCGCAACAGAGCGGACACTACCACAGGTATGATGGCCAATAATTTGTTTGCAAGGGTTTATTTAACTTCATTGTGTTATCCTGCCATTTGTGCGGATTTTCTATGAAGATTTACTGGGTCACAAGCTctgaacaaatgtgtgtgtacagatggCAGAGAACTAGTGTCCTTAGCGGAGGCCTGCTGGTCTAAGGTCATGGCGGAGAGGCAACGCACGCTTGAAGAGACGTATAAGATAGAGATCTCAGCGACACACAGGACGGAGAAAGGGTCTGTCAGCATGACTGATATCAGCCCTCTCTGGGAGGAGACGGCAAACAAAGCCTGGCTGCTACACATAGGTTAGCGCTCACTATACTAATAACTGCAGATGGAGACGATGTCTGAATGATGGGCCCATGATCTTGACATTTAAATTTTGTTCATCCTTGCAGAGTCTCAGAAGAAGAAGGTGGACAGCAGCACTCAGAATCCGTTTGATTTGATCAGCAGTGCAGTTCGATCAGCTCTGGGCAGACCAAGCAAAGCGTCGGTAACAGTCGAGGTAAACACAATACTTGTGTTAAATCAGTGTTTGGTTCTTTTACACTGGACGATGTGTTGACTGTGGGGTCACCTTTTCCCAGGCTCCTCTCTATCCCAGAACACTGAGCCCAAACGCTCAATCCCAAAgtcactgctgtgtttgtgctatGGGCCGTCCAGCCCTGTGGGGGTGtttgattatttctttaaatggaTTTGGATTATTACAGCTGATTGCCCCTGAGTGGGCATAGTAATTGATATCTGTTAGGCCTATCCATGGGAACACTCACTACAACACACTGTTTGCGGCTGAAGGTTAAAGACGcgtttattgttgtttttccccccGAAACACGTGGCCCACATCATTAGTTCCCCCACAACGCTTAAGACGTCGAGCCATCTGGAGCAGGAAGCGGGGACATATTACTCAGGCACACAGGCATGAAATTACcgcgtctgtgtgtctgtctcacctccacaaagtgcgtgtgtgcgtgtgttcttGTTTGTGCACATCTCTTGCCCACAGAAATCGGGTTGGCAATTATATTGGTACCaatctgatgaaaacattattCATTTGATGTTGTTCTTTATCATATCAGTCTTTGACAGGCTATCAAAATGGGTGATGAATTGTTTCTCCATCtgagaggtggagaagaagagggagggatgtttgccttctccctctctgcagtgTGTTGCACCACTTTGCTCTGAGTAGGTTGCAGCATGCAGCGAGCGTTCAAAAAATGATACTCAGATCTTCAGTAATGGTCAGCCAGTCCGCTCATTTAGCCATTCATCCTCATGAACAAACAAGTGAGTCATTAATTAATTTCTGGATCATCAACTTATGACCTTTTTATTTGGCAAGTCATGAGCTTATGTGGAGTCTTTTCAGTCACTGTATCCATAGTATTGCATTTTTACTGAGCAGTGAGCAGAGTTTCCGGGTCTCAGATATCTACTTTTACTGAACAAAACGGAATTTTAAAGCCGACACTAGGTAATGAATGAGAATATAGAGACTGATAGGCAGCCTGCATCCTAAGTCAAGCTTCAGTACAATCCTAGAGATTTATTTCATCAGCGACTGCAGTTTCCATAATCATATCTGTGTCCTCATATTAGAAAGATAATTAACAGCACTAATGATCACGTTAAGTTCATTACACATTCACTGCCAGCCCAGAATGAAGTTGACATTATGTTGCCTTATCATCAAAGGTGGCGTATTGTTGGGAAgtcattaaaatggaaatgagtGTGATGTTCTGATGTTAATTGCAGTGGGAAGAGATGAGTTATGTATTtaatgcaacatttaaaaagccAATGAGGTTCCTATCTGCTAAATAGGGTAATTAATGCTATATATTACTTATGTTTGTCCAAATGAAGGAATGAAATTAGGAGATGATGACGCCGACTTGCTGTTTATCTGTCAAAACACGGCTCTAGCTTGCAAACGTCATTATTactctcttttctgtctgtaATATTTCAATAATCTGCCCTCAAATTactcctttatttatttctcttcacAGCTTTTCATTCCAATAGGCAGTCACTCATTTAGAGAAACGGTTTTCATTCTCTAGGGGGCTTGTCAAAGTTTGCCGTCAACTTTTATGCACAGATTCCTTTTCTGAAATGATGTGGAATTTTTGTATCTCTCGTCTTAGAGACAAagatgtttcctttttattttacttgaaatcATCTATTGcatttttgggggttttacTGCGAAAGGCAGaattaaaacatctgtaaataaGACTCGGTATAAAGAGTTACTGCATGTTCATTCAGTCAATTAAATGGTTTTCCTGGGTCAGCTGTAAGGATGGACACATGTTGTTTCACTAGTCTCTCAGCGAGCACTGCTGTGATGATGGGCTTAATGAAGCAGTTAACAGTCAGAATATGATCCCAGTGTGTCTGCTGAACATGAGCATCCTGCAGTGTCAACACGGCtctgtttgtgctttttctattttttcttcGCCTTTCTCTTTTAATCGACACACGCACACTCGCCCGCACACAATgtagacgcacacacacacacttaccttgCCCTTGACTGTGGCGTGGCTCAGTgatattaatgtttattttaatcagaTCACACCAACAAATTATTACATTTCCAGACAGGGTTATTGTAACACTGTAGCCACTAGCTTATTTTGCCCAGTGAATGCAATTTAGAACAGATGTAATTTTATGAATGCATTGTAATTGCATGAGGAAACAACAATACCATTATGAATATACAATCTCTGTGAAcataatgtgttgtgtgtgtacaatatAAGCTAGAGTAAGAGTGATTGTGCAACTGGCTCTTTTCATTTGCACCCATCAGGTTACTGTGCTTTCTCTTGTAGGAGTTTCTGACCTGCATGGAGTCACATCGACACAGAGGCCACAGCATGTTTCAGAATATGAAGACCAACCACTTACAGGTTTGACTGAAACGTTACAGTGAATATTCTGaaacaaatgttattaaaaagCCAAATTTAGATATGTAATAATTTCCCTTTCCCTCTCATCTAATCCTTCCATTCCGGGCCTGCTTGCTGCGATCCAGTTACAAGCCAGCGAGTGGGAGCGAGCGAGCTCTAAGTGGCTGCGTGTGGAAGCCGAGTTGCTGAGGGAGAGAGCTTTATTTGGACCTGGCCCAGGGGTGCTGCTGACGCGAAACTGGGTGCAAGATGCTGCCGAAGGACCAAATCGGACCAAATCACGCATCCGCAGAAAGACTTTGCGGCGATCCAGACGGGTATGGcctttcagttcagttcagtgcaGGGtcatatgttatgttatataatGCACAGTCTAACCTTTAACTGCGCCATATGTTGTTGCAACAGGTGCAAGGGACGCTGTGTCTGGGCTTAAGGACTGGCACATGTGAggagaacaaaaataaaaccgaTGGTGACACAGGTTAAGAAAAGTGTTGATCTTTTTAAATTTACTCTAACCAGAATGTGGGTGTTGGATGTAAACTCagtgaaaaaatgtgtttgatttgtaaCAGAGCCCAAGATCCTGTTTGAAGTTGGCGCTGAGGCTAAAGAGgatgcagaggagggaggacaggatTGTTTGACCTTCTTCCCTGTTCTAAATGAGACACCTGCTGTCACTGAGAGTTCACCTGACCCTTCAACCCTCGAACCCTGCTCGCATACACAAGAATGCCCCGACATACGCATAATCCTGCAGGACTTGGACCCTGGAGAGGAGGTACTGTAGCACGGgagggtttgtttgtgtgctgtgcTAAAAACAACATGCCTCCACACAAGCGCAACTCCCTTCCATCCTACTAATATTCACAATCATAATTATCTGATGTAGACTGAGGGATTCCAGTAGCCCAGTGCTGCTATCAGAATTTCATCTTTCCTCATTAGTGCAACGTTTTAATGTGGAGGCCCAGCTCGGCTCTTCTCATTCTTCCAGTGAGTAAGAAAGCAGAGAACATGTTGACAGGGACTCTCATCGCTCCGGCAACCAGCCGCGGCTTTTAATGTTTCTGACAGAAGTATTAATAAAAACAGTAGGAGGTGATGCAAGCTGTCTTACATCTGCTTAGtaagtgtgtgatgtgtgcttgtgtgtcctGTTGTCTAGCAGTGGTTCATTGTGTGAGTCCTGCTGAGCTTCCTGTCAAATGAACACAGTCATTAGCTCTGAAAAATGCAcgcgcacgcacaaacacacacacgcacacacacacacacacatataaagtTACACACAAAGGGAGACCCACTCATAATTAGCTTGCCAGCGCCAATAGTGTGATTATGACAGTAATGTGTATGGGGAGAAATCAATGGTCTGACATCAGGCTCTCAGTCAATAAAagtcctccttttctctccttcttacCATCATCAGCTAAATCACCCGCAGACTGATAAAGCATTTCTGTCCAGAGCACAGTAGAGAGATAAGGAAACAAGTTTATTGTTATGTATTTAATCTTTGATAACAATAAATtcaactatttttttttttctgaaatctGGTCATTGTTTGGGACTCTAGGCCTGATGCCAGTTGCTCACTGATGGAGACAGTCACTAAATCGGACCATGATATAGCCCAACGAGAGATTTCAGACCATATGTCTGAGCCTCACGCACCttgactctttttttaaaatgcttCCACATGTCAAGCGATATGATCCATCATGGCGTGTCTCTATGTGTGCATTCAGACAAGAGGTTCTGATCACTTAGCAGGTTTCctattgtgtgtgtggcagtgatTAATTCTCCTAATAATGGTCAGGCCAGAGCCGCCTCCTCCCTCAAGTGTGTGACTCCGTGTCTGGGGGTAGGGAGTCTGATTTGATTAGTATAAATTGTGAGGGGCCTGCGGGTATGTTGGGGCCCCATATGGTTTTTGGGCGCTAAGTCCCAGAGGGCCTGCAGAGGGGCCAACACAGGGAGACAGCCAggtgcacacactcactgtgaaaTGAGGGGAGACAATAGAATTAGCTCCACATTATCACGATGCGTTTAGCATTAGCTGCAACCAGCGCTGAAAGCAGCATGTGGGTCCACTTTGGCACTGGATGGAACACAgtcacactgcaaaaaaaaaaaaaaagaagcagccgGGTCTTCTCCTCCCCATCAATCAGCTCTGATAATGAAGTGTTCAACTGTGTCTttttaataatgattaaaatatgTGATTAAAATGATCAATCAAGTAAAGCCTGAAGTGCCTGCGTTGCTGCCATGTCATGTCCCGGGAGAGAAATGTGCTGATATGTATTATGCCTCTCACATGGGGCTTAAGgtatcttcctctctttctatctctcacTGTAGGTAAAGGCTAAGATGTACGTAGTGATGGTGAGTGGCCTCAGAGTGACAGAGGGGGTGCTGCTGTTTGGCAAAGAAAGCCTGTTCCTGTGCGAGGGATTCACTCTCAGTCCCACTGGAGATGTTTGTTGCAGGAAACACCATCCCAGCAGGTACACCTGTGTTTCCATACAGTTGAATGTAGTTACAGATGTAGGTACTCAGGTGGGTCACCTCATCCCCTCTTGcccctttctttctctgtcagtgtgAAGGATTCCTTCATCTCCACCATGCTGAGTAAAGAGCTGCCATCTGCCAGCTGTAGACGCTGGCTCTATGAGGACATCAAGGAGGCCCGCTTCATGCGTTTCCTTTTGGAGGTTAGAAAACAAATGCTCTTAAACAGGCCTTGAATCAACATGCATATAATATCCAAATTGTGAATATACAGAACTTCATTTTAATGCATTCACATTAGATAAAAAATGTAGTCTGAGCACAAATGCAGCCAATATCCGAGTTTTACTTGCTCTTGAAGTTGTTTGCATTAAGGCATCAGGCAACAAGTCTAGGTTCAAATGTGATTTGATAGATGAAAATATGTATTACACACAAATGTTATTGTCTCTGAGTAACTAAAGAGCCACTGTTCCTTTTAGGACAATGCTATCGAGGTCTTTATGAAAAACGGACACTCAGCCTTCCTTGTATTCCTGAATAAAGACCACGTCTCTGCATATAAAAGGTACCACATTAAATTAGACTGGACCTGTcggtgttttcattttcagcatTCTGACACTTATTCTACTTCTTCTCCCTGCAGGTTGTGCATGGTAGTGTCGGCATTGAAAGGCAGAGGGGTCACTGAGATCATTGCTAACGCCAGGTAAGAACAATCATTCAATCACAACAGCAATATTTGATGCAATCacctctttttatttcatcttctcaAATGAAAAGTAGTGAAAAATAGTTGTGTGACATATAGCTAAATATTATTGACATTCTAAATGTTCTAAAGTTTTTTCAAATTCCTGAATCTGTTCCATTTGTTCAGATTGTTACAATTATTGCAACAGTTCTTTGTGTCCTTTAATTGTCTCTTGCTCCACCGCTCTGATTCTCCACACATCCTGATTGACTGCAGCTACTGAGTTTGGCACCATCAGTCCTGCATAAGTCCTTATCCTTTTCTCCTCAATCATATCATGATACAATGTATCAGCCAGTTGGGCTGATACAAGTAAGCCAGTAAGCCTTTTCCTCTGGTCTTTACATCTTCTTAAGCATGGCCTGCACAGCTTGTTCTCAGATACTAGGTGCACTTCTTCCTCTCGTTCAGTTTTTCTCTGTAGCGTCTCCTCACCATCCTTCTGAACATACGATAGAGGATTTCGTTTCATGTTCAATTTGGTGAGGTGTTTTAGGACCTGCAGAAAGTCTGGTAGGTTGATGAAGAGGTTGTCAAACAGGCCTAACTCTTGGAGACTCTCTAGAGCCGCCATAGTGGGAGGTAGGGTGTCCAGCTTGTTCATCCCCAGATTGAGACACGTCAGACTGGTGAGAGAACCCAGAGTGGAGGGTAAACCTGCCGAGGTTAGGAAGTTGTTAGAGAGGTTGAGGTGAGTCAGCGCCACCAGGTCGCCGATTGACTCTGGCACAGACTCCAGTTTGTTGCTGTGCAGATCAAGCCATCTGAGTGATGAGAAGTTCCCAAAGTTGTCTGGGAGTTTCCTTATCAGGTTGCGGCTGAGGTCCAACTCATCTACGTTGGTCAGCTTGAGGAGACACTTTGGGAAGATGGTTATACCCATGTTGCTAAGGGTCAGTCTGCGTCGTCCATCTGGTGTCATCCGTATCGCCTTTTTGGCGGCCCTGAGGGTGACCTTAGTCCCTTTAGCTTCCTTTCCTTTGGGCATGATACTGTAACACACAATTACCGAACAACTCAGTTTAAAATATCGATTTCACTTGTGATAGTTGCTCCCAAGAGGCTGACTTACTATTATTTATACAATCTACACCACTACACAGTAATgtcataaataaatgttgtgtgtgtgtgtgtgtgtgtgtgtgtgtgtgtgtgtgtgtgtgtgtgtgtgtgtgtgtgtgtgtgtgtgtgtgtgtgtgtgtgtgtgtgtgtgtgtgtgtgtgtgtgtgtgtaaggctGATGTGATTTATTCAGAGACAAGGGGCTTATGTATGGCCCAGGGCAGTAGGGAAAGCATACTCTCAAAGGAATGAGAGCctgagcggtgtgtgtgtgtgtgcgtgcgtgtgtcacAGTGTTATGTCTGCACTAGTGCGTGCTCACCCAGTGTTGCCCATGGGGGTATTTAAGAGCACGACTCTCTAATTAAGGCTAATGCAGGGGAACAATAGGAGAGAGGCAACACTGGATaatacagcaaaaacaaatgagtGTTGATTCTCCCTCACCATTCAACTGATTGAGCTGTTTGGCTCCTTTCGGGCGAGGTGTGAGTGTGCAGGCCATCCACATGCAAGTGTGTTGACATACATGGACTCGCTATACTACATTATATGTGCGTGTGCAGAAAGAGTCAAATCGGGACTTTGATAAATGATAGTTGGGGAGTGTTAGGAGTATGATGAGGGCCTCGCTCTTCTCCCCTCCCTGTCTAAAAGAGcaaggtgtgtgtctgtttgtgtctgtgttacaCCCCAAGGCCCTCTCTCGCCTCATTCATCATCCTCAGGATGAGAGAGGTTATCCACCGGTGCTTGTTCCCATTATAACCTCCTATAGAAAGCTATTGCATGAAATTATTGCCTGCAATTAGATAACACATATACTGGGCCAAATGCAATGATTGATTTAGTgtagttttacaaaataatttgGTCAGGAGTTTTTGGACAAGGGGAGGAGTTATTGGtcataacattacattaaaaGTAGTACctcacttttcagtttggtattttgtgttcttgtttaAAAATCATATCTACATTTTCAACATAAATTCAAATATGCACTCGCCATATTTCGTCCTCGATTTTCTAATTTGAAATTAATCAAGTATAATTTAAGTATAAACCGGCCATTCAGCTCAAAGCCTCTCGCCCCTGTAGAAAAAACACTGGGTGTGGATCTTAGCCAAGATAATGAGAAGTTGCAGCCAGAGCAATCAGCATGTATCATGTTCATGGTTGAATAGAGTGAGAACGGTCAAGCTGACATACATACACAATGAAGTTCCGCTACAGTGTATATCCACATTTCCCCTGCCTCTCTTACACCAAACACAGAAAGT encodes the following:
- the lrrc18a gene encoding leucine-rich repeat-containing protein 18; translation: MPKGKEAKGTKVTLRAAKKAIRMTPDGRRRLTLSNMGITIFPKCLLKLTNVDELDLSRNLIRKLPDNFGNFSSLRWLDLHSNKLESVPESIGDLVALTHLNLSNNFLTSAGLPSTLGSLTSLTCLNLGMNKLDTLPPTMAALESLQELGLFDNLFINLPDFLQVLKHLTKLNMKRNPLSYVQKDGEETLQRKTEREEEVHLVSENKLCRPCLRRCKDQRKRLTGLLVSAQLADTLYHDMIEEKRIRTYAGLMVPNSVAAVNQDVWRIRAVEQETIKGHKELLQ